A single window of Granulicella mallensis MP5ACTX8 DNA harbors:
- a CDS encoding TonB-dependent receptor: MSTSCSRPTCAKLALFLSFMVLVSQLWSPSAAAQLSSASVTGGVKDVSGAVVPGARIVLKNGATGVERAATSNDSGSYNFPAVPPGPYTLQATKTGFATFSSGGFTLVVSQTSTIDITMTVGAVNETVSVQAEGQTLETGSSQLGTVIGSREVTDLPLNGRNFTQLLSLTPGASPISVAQNGSGDRTPTTFGSAFTFPAVNGQTNRSNFFMVDGLNDENSWYNTYTVAPIIDAIQEFKVLSHPDQAQYGGVTGGIVNVVTKSGTQHFHGSAWEYLRNDFFDARNPFLSSVTPLRQNQFGGSLGGPVILPKLAGLRKNTFFFVAAEGFLFSQPSNSFFIVPTAAELNGDLSAVPTQIYDPSSTRPDPANPGQFLRTAYANNQITPSEVDPRAVAYAKLVLPAPIFIPSAPQYNAINTESNKQQQQNYTVRIDHNFGDHDFVWFRYSAERLNETTPGGLPSITQTLSEPGQNYGASWMHVFGPSLSLQAQFARSHLGYDSESLFSIPNVIGTYGATPAIAGFVGGIQLMPQIGVNGFFSGGESSAPSPDLSTTWQYKSDVTKSFGRHVLQVGGEWNSLGHTEKQLYGQVGFAPQQTADPNNLGTTGSALASFLLNVPDNAYRRNVNIAERPGGIMGFYVQDQMRVTEKLTVNAGLRYDRTFIPGYGTESSVGTQGSIETGDMDFDNGTYIVQQLPPSCEDRGHAPCIPGGVLPAHVVVSPDRRILHDTKTNFGPRIGAIYRANPRLVIHVGFGIIFDNWAAAIQLAQNYQGSWPDIGTQSVQSLNLPSGTSLLPTVTGQNPFLGASASDLPASTPFTPSNANYYVDPNIRNPYSEQYNLGIEQQLTQNMNLSLNYVGSESHRLDVGTYYNTAVTPGPGDPSARSLYPYMIASNYDRSIGNGTYNALQLALSRRFEGGLAYQISYTWSKSIDEGSSGYFGVEGTNVQNPYNIRGDRSVSAFDLPQQFTANVNYEAPVGRGKRFSTGNRLADYALGGWQGNAIFSAHSGQNFSLNLDPDIANVGNEGYERPNLVGNPKPAHQSKDEWFNTAAFVAPAQYTYGDVGRNSLRQQGFWDLDLSVFRQFPMYGSARLELRGEAFNATNSVILGTPGTDLSSPTTFGVVSSTANDARKLQIAAKIIF, from the coding sequence GTGAGCACTTCGTGTAGCAGGCCTACTTGCGCTAAATTGGCACTCTTCCTTTCGTTCATGGTTCTGGTGAGCCAGCTCTGGAGCCCGTCAGCAGCCGCTCAGCTTTCTTCGGCATCGGTTACAGGAGGGGTCAAGGATGTGAGCGGTGCAGTCGTGCCAGGCGCGCGGATTGTGCTGAAGAATGGGGCAACGGGAGTGGAGCGCGCTGCGACCTCCAACGACAGCGGGAGCTATAACTTTCCTGCCGTCCCTCCGGGACCCTATACCTTGCAAGCGACGAAGACTGGATTCGCTACGTTTAGCAGCGGTGGCTTCACGCTCGTTGTTAGCCAAACGAGCACCATTGACATAACGATGACGGTCGGAGCCGTCAATGAGACCGTCTCCGTGCAAGCGGAAGGACAGACGCTCGAAACCGGCAGCTCCCAGTTGGGCACGGTCATCGGAAGTAGGGAAGTGACGGACCTGCCTCTGAATGGACGTAACTTCACCCAATTACTTTCGCTCACGCCCGGCGCCTCGCCGATCAGCGTGGCCCAGAATGGCAGCGGTGATCGAACGCCCACTACCTTTGGCTCAGCATTCACATTTCCCGCGGTAAATGGGCAGACGAACCGTAGCAACTTTTTCATGGTGGACGGCTTGAACGATGAGAACAGCTGGTACAACACCTACACCGTTGCCCCGATTATTGATGCGATTCAAGAGTTCAAGGTTCTCTCTCATCCGGATCAGGCCCAATATGGAGGCGTAACGGGTGGCATCGTCAATGTCGTGACGAAATCTGGGACGCAGCACTTCCATGGCTCTGCCTGGGAGTATTTACGCAACGACTTTTTCGATGCGCGCAATCCATTTCTGAGCTCTGTTACGCCGCTTCGACAGAACCAGTTTGGCGGTTCGCTCGGCGGCCCGGTAATACTTCCTAAACTGGCAGGACTGCGCAAGAACACCTTTTTCTTTGTGGCCGCCGAGGGATTTCTCTTCAGTCAGCCTTCCAATAGCTTCTTTATCGTTCCTACCGCCGCAGAGCTCAACGGCGATTTAAGTGCGGTGCCTACGCAGATCTATGATCCCTCGTCGACTCGACCCGATCCCGCAAACCCTGGTCAATTTCTCCGGACGGCTTATGCCAATAACCAAATTACGCCCTCAGAGGTTGATCCAAGAGCGGTTGCCTATGCAAAGTTGGTTCTGCCGGCCCCGATCTTCATACCCAGTGCGCCGCAATATAACGCCATCAATACAGAGTCGAACAAGCAGCAGCAACAAAACTATACCGTCAGGATCGACCATAACTTCGGGGATCACGACTTCGTTTGGTTTCGCTACAGCGCAGAGCGCTTGAATGAAACGACGCCAGGAGGCCTTCCCAGCATCACGCAAACCCTCAGTGAGCCGGGTCAGAACTACGGAGCGAGTTGGATGCACGTCTTCGGACCTTCACTCAGCCTGCAGGCCCAATTCGCGCGTTCTCATCTTGGCTACGATAGCGAGAGCCTCTTCTCTATCCCCAATGTAATTGGGACATACGGAGCGACGCCCGCGATTGCAGGATTTGTCGGCGGCATTCAACTGATGCCACAGATTGGTGTCAATGGCTTCTTCAGCGGCGGGGAATCGTCTGCTCCTTCCCCCGATCTATCGACGACATGGCAGTACAAGAGCGATGTCACGAAGAGCTTCGGGCGGCATGTCCTCCAGGTTGGCGGAGAGTGGAATAGTCTGGGGCATACCGAGAAACAGCTCTACGGACAGGTCGGGTTTGCGCCTCAGCAGACAGCCGATCCGAATAATCTCGGCACCACGGGAAGCGCCCTCGCTTCCTTCTTGCTCAATGTTCCGGATAACGCCTACCGCCGTAACGTGAACATCGCGGAGAGACCGGGCGGCATCATGGGATTCTATGTACAGGATCAGATGCGAGTCACGGAGAAACTAACGGTCAACGCTGGGCTTCGCTATGACCGCACCTTCATCCCTGGCTACGGAACGGAGAGTTCAGTCGGAACGCAGGGCAGCATCGAGACCGGAGACATGGACTTCGACAATGGCACTTATATCGTCCAACAGCTTCCTCCCTCCTGTGAGGATCGCGGGCACGCGCCATGTATACCGGGAGGCGTTCTGCCAGCGCATGTCGTCGTAAGCCCTGATAGGCGAATACTGCATGACACGAAGACGAACTTCGGCCCACGAATCGGTGCAATATACCGTGCCAACCCGCGCCTTGTGATTCACGTAGGTTTTGGGATCATCTTCGATAATTGGGCTGCTGCCATCCAACTGGCGCAGAACTATCAAGGCTCCTGGCCGGATATAGGAACTCAATCCGTTCAGAGTCTCAATCTGCCTAGCGGCACAAGCTTACTTCCAACAGTGACCGGGCAAAATCCGTTTCTCGGTGCTAGTGCCTCCGATCTACCTGCAAGTACCCCGTTCACTCCGTCAAATGCGAACTACTACGTAGATCCGAATATCCGGAACCCTTATTCCGAACAATACAACCTCGGAATCGAGCAGCAGCTGACTCAGAATATGAACCTCTCGCTCAATTATGTTGGGTCGGAATCACATCGTTTGGATGTTGGGACCTACTACAACACCGCCGTCACACCCGGCCCCGGAGATCCAAGCGCGAGATCGCTGTACCCTTACATGATTGCCAGCAACTATGATCGCTCCATCGGAAACGGAACGTATAACGCCTTGCAGCTTGCTTTGAGCCGGCGCTTTGAAGGTGGCCTCGCCTATCAAATCTCCTACACCTGGAGTAAGTCGATTGATGAAGGATCCTCGGGTTACTTCGGCGTTGAAGGTACCAATGTCCAGAACCCGTACAACATCCGCGGTGACCGCAGCGTATCTGCATTCGATCTTCCTCAACAGTTCACGGCGAACGTCAACTACGAGGCGCCGGTCGGCCGCGGCAAGCGCTTCTCGACCGGCAACAGATTGGCCGATTATGCACTTGGCGGCTGGCAGGGTAATGCCATCTTCAGCGCCCACTCCGGCCAAAATTTTAGCCTCAATCTTGATCCGGACATCGCCAACGTTGGAAATGAGGGATATGAGAGGCCGAATCTTGTCGGTAACCCGAAACCAGCACATCAATCGAAAGACGAGTGGTTTAATACCGCTGCTTTCGTTGCACCTGCGCAATACACCTATGGAGACGTTGGACGCAACTCTCTGCGGCAACAAGGTTTCTGGGATCTTGACCTCTCTGTCTTCCGGCAATTTCCAATGTACGGGTCGGCGCGCCTCGAACTTAGAGGTGAAGCGTTCAACGCAACCAACAGTGTCATCTTAGGTACACCTGGAACCGATCTTTCGAGCCCGACGACCTTCGGAGTAGTCTCCAGTACGGCCAATGATGCTCGCAAGCTTCAGATTGCCGCAAAGATCATCTTTTGA
- a CDS encoding sensor histidine kinase: protein MVLSRRLLRVIFGLSLVGGGAITCRADEYPPISEFQHTAWSAREGAPAIATCFAQTPDGYLWIASPIGLYRFDGVQFQKFQTAHGEHLLDIGISTLFVAKEGGLWIGYTHGGASLLKDDRLTNFVDAEGLAANVKVFHFAEDRDGRMWAATRGGLFRLEDEGWKKVGDDSGYTESLAQEVAIDEDGTLWVLTSQNVVYLPRGASRFKIAGPQVAGFGFVYRYGGTIWMTRSIRHKPMGHQTPEHTPYLNGSVVGHDAPGYFVDQAGGLWVENTGDGLYRVSDASRVSSSDGVPPTSGVEEFSSRDGLSGNEIFSVFEDREKNVWIGTQNGIDRFTPSKFVSVKLPTGATDLELAPGDHGSVVVTTFHGSAITIDADGKTGNRIGAGGSVSSMYRDPKGALWLSTPHGLSRTIAGRSEQIALPDFHRRRGIDNVLAMTMDKGGALWVSIDGEGVFRLSGGTWTQIKTPSIPSKTAALCAFTDSGGAIWLGYPDDLILEFSGKGVRSFTHSSGLELGNIKTLTEEAGTLWAGGDTGIAFFRNQIFNPVQLADRKELRGVFGLVFARTGDLFITDRSAVGRIARSELARLPRNLEQPVTYQSLYLDSSPPGLTPRSSSVQASDGRLWFVSSNGLAWLNPLQSWSNPPPPPVLIKSVNIGDRSFEATSKLDFPPRTKSVQISYTAPTLTSSENVHFKYRLDGNDSEWQDAGTRREAFYTNLAPGSYVFHVIASNRDGIWNDTGASLAFHISPAFNQTRGFFLACAVVFCGLIYLLYLFRIRQVLSLHETMAADRMAERERIARELHDTLLQGVHGLILRFGVLTTNYPEGNSTRAALEDTLVLAEKMLIEGRQRVRDLRSEANSVDLPEALSEAGHEMARNANLPFVLQVHGTPRPLRRIVSEEIFNIGREAINNSFLHAQGSKVEAELVYSKTSISLRVRDDGRGLEPSVLKSGRTVDHWGLPGMRERAASLGAEFQIYSKAGFGTEVELRIAGRIAFQKGQPLGYGARVWRGIRRTMARSGATKRMPD, encoded by the coding sequence ATGGTGTTATCGCGCCGCCTCCTGCGTGTGATCTTCGGACTGTCTCTCGTGGGCGGTGGAGCGATCACCTGCCGGGCAGACGAGTACCCCCCGATCAGCGAGTTTCAGCACACTGCCTGGAGTGCCAGGGAGGGAGCACCGGCTATCGCAACATGTTTTGCGCAGACCCCAGATGGGTATCTTTGGATTGCATCGCCGATTGGCCTCTATCGTTTCGATGGCGTGCAATTTCAGAAGTTTCAAACCGCGCACGGCGAGCATCTTCTTGATATAGGTATATCGACGCTCTTTGTCGCAAAAGAGGGGGGACTTTGGATCGGTTATACCCATGGCGGAGCGAGCCTGCTCAAGGACGATCGCCTGACTAACTTCGTTGACGCGGAAGGACTGGCGGCGAACGTCAAGGTATTTCATTTCGCGGAAGACAGAGATGGTCGAATGTGGGCGGCAACTAGAGGCGGTCTATTTCGTCTCGAAGACGAAGGCTGGAAGAAAGTGGGGGACGATTCCGGCTATACCGAATCTTTGGCGCAGGAGGTGGCGATCGATGAGGATGGAACGCTCTGGGTGCTTACGAGTCAGAATGTTGTCTATCTACCAAGAGGCGCTTCGCGATTTAAGATAGCGGGGCCGCAAGTTGCCGGGTTCGGCTTTGTCTATCGATATGGTGGAACCATTTGGATGACGCGCTCAATTCGGCACAAACCCATGGGACATCAAACGCCAGAGCACACGCCCTATCTGAACGGATCTGTTGTGGGACATGATGCCCCCGGTTATTTTGTGGACCAGGCGGGCGGTCTTTGGGTCGAAAACACGGGCGATGGGCTCTATCGGGTCTCTGACGCATCACGCGTGTCAAGCAGCGATGGAGTTCCCCCTACCAGTGGCGTAGAGGAGTTTTCGAGTAGAGACGGGCTGAGTGGAAACGAGATCTTCAGTGTCTTTGAGGACCGGGAAAAGAATGTTTGGATAGGCACGCAAAACGGCATTGACCGGTTTACTCCAAGCAAGTTTGTATCGGTCAAATTGCCCACGGGCGCGACCGATCTGGAATTGGCCCCTGGAGATCATGGATCAGTCGTCGTCACAACCTTCCACGGCTCAGCGATCACGATCGATGCCGACGGAAAGACAGGGAATAGGATAGGTGCCGGTGGGAGCGTCAGCTCCATGTATCGCGATCCAAAGGGGGCTCTTTGGTTGAGCACGCCGCATGGACTGTCACGGACCATCGCAGGTCGATCGGAGCAGATTGCTCTGCCTGATTTCCATCGCCGGCGAGGGATCGACAACGTACTCGCCATGACGATGGACAAGGGAGGCGCGCTATGGGTCTCTATAGATGGAGAAGGGGTCTTTCGTTTGTCGGGCGGGACCTGGACCCAGATCAAGACACCCTCCATTCCATCGAAGACCGCCGCACTGTGTGCGTTCACCGATAGCGGCGGAGCCATCTGGCTGGGCTATCCCGATGACCTCATCCTTGAATTCAGCGGGAAAGGGGTGAGATCTTTCACTCATTCGTCTGGTCTGGAACTCGGAAACATCAAGACTCTGACGGAAGAAGCAGGGACTCTATGGGCTGGCGGGGACACTGGCATAGCGTTTTTCAGGAATCAAATCTTTAATCCAGTACAACTGGCAGACCGCAAAGAGCTGCGAGGCGTGTTTGGCCTCGTCTTCGCACGAACCGGGGATCTGTTCATTACGGATAGATCCGCTGTAGGTCGTATTGCTAGGTCAGAGCTCGCTAGACTGCCTAGAAATTTGGAACAACCGGTGACCTATCAGTCACTCTACCTCGATAGTTCTCCCCCCGGTTTGACTCCGCGTTCGAGTTCGGTTCAGGCCTCAGATGGCAGGTTGTGGTTCGTTTCGTCGAATGGGCTCGCATGGCTCAATCCCTTGCAGTCATGGAGCAATCCTCCTCCTCCGCCGGTGCTTATAAAGTCCGTGAACATCGGTGACAGGTCTTTCGAAGCGACCTCCAAGCTGGATTTTCCGCCACGAACCAAGAGCGTACAGATCAGCTACACCGCTCCGACCCTAACCTCTTCGGAGAATGTCCATTTCAAATATCGGCTCGATGGAAACGATTCAGAATGGCAGGATGCAGGAACGCGAAGAGAGGCTTTCTACACAAACCTTGCTCCGGGGAGCTATGTGTTTCATGTGATCGCCTCCAATAGAGACGGCATTTGGAACGACACGGGGGCGTCTCTTGCCTTCCACATCTCGCCAGCATTCAATCAGACGAGAGGATTTTTTCTCGCCTGCGCGGTGGTCTTTTGCGGATTGATCTATCTTCTCTACCTCTTCAGAATTCGACAGGTTCTCTCTCTGCACGAGACCATGGCCGCGGATCGAATGGCGGAGCGAGAGCGTATAGCGCGAGAGTTGCATGACACTCTCTTGCAGGGGGTGCATGGCCTCATCTTAAGGTTCGGCGTTCTCACAACGAATTACCCAGAAGGAAATTCGACCCGCGCCGCATTGGAGGACACCCTGGTTCTTGCAGAGAAGATGCTCATCGAGGGCCGTCAACGAGTTCGCGATCTCCGTTCCGAGGCGAACTCGGTTGATCTTCCAGAAGCTCTCTCTGAGGCAGGGCATGAAATGGCAAGGAACGCTAATCTCCCATTCGTATTGCAAGTACATGGCACGCCTCGACCACTACGGCGGATAGTGTCCGAGGAGATATTTAACATTGGGCGGGAGGCGATCAACAATAGCTTCCTGCACGCACAAGGTTCGAAAGTGGAGGCGGAGCTGGTCTATTCCAAAACCTCCATATCGCTTCGGGTGCGAGATGATGGCCGCGGCCTCGAACCCTCCGTCCTTAAGTCAGGTCGTACGGTGGATCACTGGGGCCTCCCGGGTATGCGAGAACGCGCTGCTTCTCTCGGCGCAGAATTCCAGATCTATAGCAAAGCGGGATTCGGAACTGAGGTCGAACTCCGTATCGCAGGCCGTATCGCCTTTCAAAAAGGGCAGCCTCTTGGCTATGGAGCACGGGTATGGAGAGGTATTCGCCGTACGATGGCCAGGAGCGGCGCCACGAAGAGAATGCCCGACTAG
- a CDS encoding response regulator transcription factor produces MNKSDRIRVLCVDDHPLVRDGIAFALQAERDMELVAEATNGREAVAAFRQQRPDVTLMDLQMPQMNGIEAILAIRKEFPRARIVVLTTYSGDVQATRALEAGAVGYLLKSMLRTELIDTIRGVHAGQRRIPREIADEIAEHIGADALSARETEVLRVVASGCSNKIVADRLAISEETVKGHIKSVLAKLCANDRTHAVMIAMKRGFLDA; encoded by the coding sequence GTGAACAAATCCGATCGCATAAGGGTCCTCTGTGTCGATGATCATCCGCTCGTCAGGGATGGTATAGCTTTCGCGCTCCAGGCTGAGAGGGATATGGAGCTCGTAGCTGAGGCTACAAACGGGAGGGAGGCTGTCGCTGCCTTCCGGCAACAGCGACCAGACGTTACGCTCATGGATTTGCAGATGCCACAGATGAACGGTATTGAAGCAATTCTTGCCATCCGTAAAGAATTTCCTCGCGCTCGCATCGTCGTCCTCACCACCTACTCTGGCGATGTGCAGGCGACACGCGCTCTCGAGGCAGGCGCGGTGGGATACCTCCTTAAGAGCATGCTCCGCACAGAACTCATCGACACGATACGTGGCGTCCATGCAGGACAGCGAAGAATCCCAAGGGAGATTGCCGATGAGATCGCCGAGCACATTGGTGCTGATGCCCTTTCAGCCCGCGAGACTGAGGTGCTCCGTGTCGTGGCGTCCGGTTGCTCGAACAAGATTGTCGCGGACAGGCTCGCTATCTCTGAGGAAACGGTAAAGGGCCACATCAAGAGCGTTCTGGCTAAGCTTTGTGCGAACGATAGAACTCACGCGGTAATGATTGCAATGAAGCGTGGGTTTCTGGACGCATAG
- a CDS encoding type II toxin-antitoxin system HipA family toxin: MIPKIGRRMPMSKMRPLARLSVWLGQTLVGGITELPNDRNIFVFDQSYIGNRNRPVLSLSFFNAEGNLNSATIETQTKVAPFFSNLLPEEDLRRYVARLANVKEVRDLPLLQLLGEDLPGAVVVRSESDGPPPEGFEEDLTVQGPSRENQPLRFSLAGVQMKFSAAGSPEKGLTIPVEGRGGHWIVKLPSQRYPLVPENEHSMMQFARAVGIDTAETGLVPTEEIEGLPEPFRTKANSLWVRRFDRTHENTRIHMEDFNQLYRQFPREKYDNYSYGNMAKDLASIADLEAVREFVSRLIFSAAIGNADMHLKNWTLLYQDGRTPKLSPAYDFVSTIAYLDDFTMALSVSKEKDVRKFDRALLTRFAAKVPVPERLMTDAAMQTAERMVTVWPQIREDLVMSAEAKERVTKRMQIFPLTRQFMQ, translated from the coding sequence ATGATCCCGAAGATAGGGCGGAGGATGCCGATGAGTAAAATGCGTCCTCTAGCAAGACTGTCTGTTTGGCTTGGGCAGACCCTCGTGGGCGGCATCACGGAACTGCCCAACGATAGAAATATCTTCGTTTTCGATCAGAGCTATATCGGGAACCGGAATCGTCCTGTTCTCAGCCTCTCCTTTTTCAATGCCGAGGGCAATCTCAATTCGGCAACCATCGAAACCCAAACAAAAGTCGCTCCGTTCTTTTCGAATCTCCTTCCCGAAGAAGACTTGCGTCGCTATGTGGCTAGGCTCGCCAACGTGAAAGAGGTTCGAGATTTGCCTCTGCTACAGCTTCTTGGTGAGGATCTCCCCGGTGCTGTGGTCGTTCGCTCCGAGAGCGATGGTCCTCCACCAGAAGGATTCGAGGAAGACCTGACAGTCCAAGGCCCGAGTCGCGAAAATCAACCGCTAAGGTTTTCACTCGCGGGAGTCCAGATGAAATTCTCGGCCGCCGGCTCTCCGGAGAAAGGGCTCACCATCCCCGTCGAGGGTAGGGGAGGCCATTGGATCGTCAAACTTCCCTCGCAACGATACCCGCTGGTACCCGAAAACGAGCATTCGATGATGCAGTTCGCACGTGCCGTGGGAATCGACACAGCAGAGACAGGGCTCGTTCCCACAGAGGAGATTGAAGGACTTCCCGAACCGTTCCGAACGAAGGCTAATTCTCTCTGGGTGCGTCGCTTCGACAGAACGCACGAAAATACTCGCATCCACATGGAAGATTTCAACCAGCTCTATCGGCAATTTCCGCGAGAGAAATATGACAACTATAGCTATGGAAACATGGCAAAAGATCTGGCGAGTATTGCGGACTTGGAAGCAGTGAGAGAGTTTGTGAGCCGTCTCATCTTCAGTGCCGCAATCGGCAATGCCGATATGCACCTTAAGAATTGGACTCTGCTTTACCAAGATGGCCGAACTCCGAAGCTCTCGCCGGCATATGACTTTGTTTCGACCATTGCTTATCTCGACGACTTTACGATGGCGCTTTCGGTCTCCAAAGAGAAAGACGTGCGGAAGTTTGACAGAGCGCTCTTGACAAGATTTGCAGCGAAGGTTCCTGTCCCCGAACGCCTGATGACGGATGCCGCAATGCAGACCGCAGAGCGGATGGTCACCGTCTGGCCGCAGATTCGGGAAGACCTCGTGATGAGTGCAGAAGCGAAAGAACGCGTCACAAAGCGTATGCAGATATTTCCCTTGACAAGGCAATTCATGCAATAA
- a CDS encoding helix-turn-helix domain-containing protein: protein METVSKSWGRTIRDRRQLLRLSQSQVAALSGKTQSQIARLEAGLDDPRLSSVVQVSRSLGTEIIPVPVRLLSAVRHLLKSHERSSPPSEIPGLVGNDPEDRAEDADE from the coding sequence ATGGAGACAGTATCCAAATCGTGGGGCCGAACAATCCGAGATAGGCGCCAACTGCTTCGGCTCTCTCAATCTCAGGTAGCAGCGCTCAGCGGGAAAACACAGTCTCAGATCGCCCGGTTAGAAGCCGGCCTCGATGACCCGCGCCTGTCCAGTGTAGTGCAAGTCTCAAGAAGCCTAGGTACAGAGATCATTCCAGTGCCTGTGCGCCTCTTATCTGCAGTCAGGCATCTTCTCAAGTCCCACGAGCGATCCTCCCCGCCGAGTGAGATCCCCGGATTGGTAGGGAATGATCCCGAAGATAGGGCGGAGGATGCCGATGAGTAA